In Ostrea edulis chromosome 6, xbOstEdul1.1, whole genome shotgun sequence, a single window of DNA contains:
- the LOC125683497 gene encoding 60S ribosomal protein L23, producing the protein MSKRGRGGSAGGKFRISLALPVGAVINCADNTGAKNLFVIAVSGIKGRLNRMPAAGAGDMFVATVKKGKPELRKKVMPAVVIRQRKPVRRKNGVFIYFEDNAGVIVNNKGEMKGSAITGPVAKECADLWPRIASNASSIA; encoded by the exons ATGTCGAAGAGAG GTCGTGGTGGTTCGGCCGGAGGGAAGTTCCGTATCTCCCTAGCCTTGCCTGTAGGTGCTGTCATCAATTGTGCCGACAACACAG GTGCCAAGAATCTGTTTGTCATTGCTGTCAGCGGTATCAAAGGACGCTTAAACCGAATGCCAGCTGCTGGAGCTGGGGACATGTTTGTTGCAACAGTTAAGAAAGGAAAGCCAGAGCTTAGGAAAAAGG TAATGCCTGCTGTAGTAATTCGACAGAGGAAACCCGTACGGCGGAAGAATGGGGTGTTTATATACTTTGAAGATAATGCAGGGGTCATTGTTAACAACAAGGGAGAAATGAAAG GATCAGCCATTACAGGACCTGTAGCAAAGGAATGTGCAGATCTTTGGCCCCGTATTGCATCAAATGCCAGCTCCATTGcataa